In a genomic window of Chaetodon trifascialis isolate fChaTrf1 chromosome 8, fChaTrf1.hap1, whole genome shotgun sequence:
- the LOC139335008 gene encoding rabenosyn-5 yields MASSYPPPFEGTGEVKEGFLCPLCLKDLQSFYQLQDHYEEEHSGDDRHVRGQLKSLVLKAKKAKDKLLKRDGDDRPDTGSYESFYYGGVDPYMWEPQELGATRSHLDFFKKHRAARIDHYVIEVNKLIIRLEKLTSFDRTSSDAAKIRAIEKSVVSWVNDSDVPFCPDCGNKFNIRNRRHHCRLCGSIMCRRCMEFVPLPLAQKLISGTREALCVPGSPVQSQSPAAGGGGGGMGSRRGSISSLSSVTSMLEEKDDEKIRCCHHCMDTLLKRQQKLEEKDHVPDIVKLYERLRMCMEKVDERAPEYIRMAESLNAGETTYNLDTAGGLRLEVQKYYELIDALSKKILTLKAKDDPPPHPKALQLQRMIRYTATLFVQEKLLGLMSLPTKDKYEELKEKRRQEQEKRLQQERLAAQETLKRRQESEKNRPPPSANGELPQATRAPRMTKAGGWLPSADSANVRSELEDPLLQQIENIQSFLRQAREAQRTDEVAMLEENLRQLQDEYDQQQTSLAITLSQKLAEEESLQQGELHRLEAWERQERQHWGTALGSTQPSITWERSLDISPAGGVQGEENTEAGDLTPKAERSPSSVRAFPALTSQEDSPPRLRSLGGHVTPPGGEGQNSTSLNPFDEDDSTPVEEDPSNPFFEDIKREHKEVTNGKKEYNPFDEEEDIEEDKQAAEAVPGNPFDEDETEAGNPFLEASGNSPEISTNPFDGDDDDEVLPDVDMIEEELLLQQIDNIRAYIFDAKLSGRLDEVELLSENLRELQRTLQEQKKKKH; encoded by the exons ATGGCCTCGAGTTATCCACCCCCCTTTGAGGGCACAGGTGAAGTGAAGGAGGGCTTTCTCTGCCCACTGTGCCTCAAGGACCTCCAGTCATTCTACCAACTCCAAGACCACTATGAAGAGGAGCACTCTGGGGATGACCGCCATGTGAGGGGACAGCTCAAAA GTTTGGTACTGAAGGCAAAGAAAGCCAAAGACAAGCTGCTGAAAAGGGACGGAGATGACAGACCGGATACAGGCAGTTATGAGTCCTTCTACTATGGCGGAGTGGACCCCTACATGTGGGAGCCTCAGGAATTGG GAGCAACTAGAAGTCACCTggatttctttaaaaaacaccGGGCAGCCAGGATAGATCACTATGTCATTGAAGTCAACAAGCTCATCATCAGACTGGAAAAG ttGACATCGTTTGACAGGACCAGCTCAGATGCCGCCAAAATCAGAG CCATTGAGAAGTCAGTGGTGTCATGGGTGAATGACTCGGATGTCCCGTTCTGTCCCGACTGTGGAAACAAGTTCAACATCCGGAACAGGCGGCACCACTGTCGTCTCTGTGGGTCCATCATGTGTAGGAGGTGCATGGAATTTGTCCCCTTACCTTTGGCTC AAAAGCTGATCAGTGGGACTCGAGAGGCCCTGTGCGTACCTGGAAGCCCCGTTCAGTCCCAGTCTCCCGCAGCGGGAGGTGGCGGTGGCGGGATGGGCTCCAGGAGGGgcagcatcagcagcctgaGCAGCGTTACCTCCATGCTGGAGGAAAAGGACGATGAGAAGATTCGCTGCTGTCACCACTGCATGGACACGCTGCTGAAGAGGCAGCAGAAGTTGGAAGAGAAGGACCACGTGCCGGATATAGTGAAGCTTTATGAG AGGCTGAGGATGTGCATGGAGAAGGTGGATGAAAGGGCTCCAGAATACATCAGAATGGCCGAGTCTCTCAA TGCTGGAGAGACCACATATAATCTTGACACTGCTGGTGGACTGAGACTGGAAGTGCAGAAATACTATGAACTAATCGATGCCCTGAG TAAAAAGATTTTAACGCTAAAAGCAAAAGATGATCCACCACCGCATCCAAAGGCCCTCCAGCTGCAGAGGATGATCCGCTACACAGCCACACTGTTCGTCCAG GAGAAGCTGTTAGGTCTCATGTCTTTACCCACGAAGGATAAATATGaagagctgaaagaaaagaggagacagGAACAAGAGAAGAGACTCCAGCAGGAGAGACTG GCAGCCCAGGAGACCctgaagaggaggcaggagtCTGAGAAAAACCGTCCACCTCCCAGCGCTAATGGAGAGCTGCCACAGGCAACTAGAGCTCCACGCATGACCAAAGCTGGTGGTTGGTTGCCCTCCGCAGACTCGGCCAACGTACGCAGCGAGCTGGAGGACCCCCTCCTGCAGCAGATTGAGAACATACAGTCATTCCTTCGACAGGCACGGGAGGCCCAGAGGACAGATGAGGTGGCCATGTTGGAGGAGAACTTGCGTCAGTTGCAGGATGAATATGACCAGCAGCAGACCAGCCTGGCCATCACACTCTCCCAGAAgttggctgaggaggagagcttGCAGCAGGGCGAGCTCCATCGTCTTGAAGCTTGGGAAAGGCAGGAGAGGCAGCATTGGGGCACTGCTTTGGGGTCCACCCAGCCATCCATCACTTGGGAGAGGTCTCTGGACATCagtccagcagggggcgtccaaggagaggaaaacactgaagcaggGGACCTGACTCCTAAAGCTGAGAGGAGTCCATCCTCTGTAAGGGCATTCCCTGCTCTCACAAGCCAGGAGGACTCACCCCCCAGGCTAAGGAGCTTAGGGGGGCATGTAACGCCCCCTGGTGGTGAAGGGCAGAACAGCACCTCCCTTAACCCCTTCGATGAGGACGACTCTACTCCCGTTGAGGAGGATCCATCCAACCCCTTCTTTGAGGACATCAAGAGGGAACACAAAGAGGTAACCAACGGGAAGAAAGAATACAATCCATTCGATGAAGAGGAAGACATCGAGGAGGACAAACAGGCAGCTGAGGCTGTACCCGGCAACCCCTTTGATGAGGATGAAACTGAAGCTGGCAACCCTTTCCTGGAGGCCTCTGGAAATTCACCGGAAATCTCGACCAACCCCTTTGACGGGGACGATGATGACGAGGTCTTGCCCGATGTGGACATGATAGAGGaggaactgctgctgcagcagattgACAATATTAGGGCCTACATTTTTGACGCCAAGCTCAGCGGCCGTCTCGACGAGGTGGAGCTCCTGTCAGAGAACCTCAGAGAGCTCCAGCGCACCCTAcaggaacagaagaagaagaagcactga